The segment TCAGCAGCTGCCGGAGCAGCattctgctctcttgtgtggcctgctcacagcagacacacacagttttctttacggcagaagacgcaagagcctgcctaagactcagaaactaagtttccttgtgccagcagctaacacacaagtctgctggccagttaaacaagtacaggagccgcgaaatggagttagcttgccgctaactctacaccaaggagtgacctgggccccCTGCACAACTGGAGTGCTGTCTCCCCAGCAatgcctgcatctttcagcttcagagccaaagcctcctcagcctgactcacccacggattcactggctacaaagcaggacaccacaaagcatctctaCCTTCATGGACaggtaacaactgggcatagcctagcaacacagtgaagcatagtacggctaagcaagaatgtttaacttaaacaatgtactgtacatgtattgatttggttgaggttatacattgaactgttgttgtgatgtccttgttgcctatagtcaggttactgcatagccacaccgctaggttaatgttagcatgcttaacacatgttacagccagtaactaggccttgcatgcaactaacctcattttaacctggcacctttagcctacaccaattggccttgaatagagaaccacacagttaagaggttaaaacctagtttggcgaactttggttcaggcagcacatgtggttcaagacaccacatggtctggccttttatctctgtagttcactttatcagccaaattgtcggcatgccatgtgctcagtcaccaggtaactgcagccatcttgctattgtcttccctaaacacacacacacacactcacacttgtatataggtacacttagctagattagtattgtgtgttgcttttacccttttgttaaataaatgcttttggatatacctgttgtctgttttaatgttgcacaagaatgagttttgccaacccctgctctgtaaagaactccaaattCTTCAACCTgaactagctattgatatggtgattttgtttatagttattaaattaattattaatcaaagtcccaaattcatagattagtacactttgagactgaattggctatcttcttccctgagtccagggtggtgccccgttattatgAATTCTATGAATtcaataattttattgattttaataattaacgattatctttgataatcgttaattattgctgatagccaaacttgtagccacggcccatCATAAGTAATAATGAAAGTAGGCCAGGCCAGAAAGCAGACCGTCCTCAGCTGACACACAGCACAAGGCCTTTTCTCTCTAATTATTAAACCTAGGCTACCGTGATCTCAGAGTGACtgatatttgtgtttgtcaacAGTAGCAATCCACATACTCTCTGTAGTGAGCTCTGTGGCTTAGTGTTAATacaaaagtcacaaaaatatatggaacatatatataacagaaaataaaatatttgaatctGAACTAATAGATGCAgtgcagttttgtgtgtgtgtgtgtgtgtgtgtgtgagagagagagagttagacCAACGAACATATGTAGCTCTAAACAGACAGTACACTGTGGCAATTTACCTGACCACAGTGTCTGATACAAAACTGAGGAGAACACTGACTAAGTACAGACTGAGTGAGCACAACCCGGCAGTGGACATAGGCTGGCACAGACAGACCTGGCTGCCCAGAGAGGAGAGGTTCTGTGTTCTGAAAAGGATTTTTTCATGAAGACGCGAATAACTTCTCTGCCTCATTCTTCTTCAGCTAAGTTGACTCCACTGTTTTCTCCACCATGCTGCCAAGGATCAGCTTACTGTGAGACCTGCCGACAGAGCGTGAGGACAGCATCTGAGCCGAGGAACCGAGCTGGTCCCAAAGACGGACTGAAACACACCCTCATCTCCTTGCTTCCTTAAGCAACACAAGAAAGAggcttaagtctgggcagagacaGGTTATGAAAGTGTGTTAATTTCAGCTTcagttattgttgtttgttgtgaatTGATGGACCACAGAGTTTGTTTGTCTGCTATACTTCGAGGACTATttgaagtttgctgcctgtttagttgtgctCACCACGCTAGAGTGTCACACTCGGaattgctgtgtttgtgccaccgtgagtgagaaagtaagttgtTTGGAGATGGAGGAGAACGCTGAAGTGGCCCAGCTCACCAATAAGCTCCGTCAGTACGAAACCTGACAGCGTCGCCGCCAGGAGCTCTTGGAACACATTACATCATTCCTAATGGAAGAAGAGGTAGATGAGGATCATAACAGAGGGAAGGGAGATACACCCACATTATCAGCCTCAGTCCCTCACCCTCATACAACTCCCATCTCTCCAAAccattctcctcctccaccagtAAAGCAATCACACGACATGGAGCCTCAGCCTGGCGGACACATAACAGCGTGTTTGTCTATGGGACCAGAGAGGGAGACTAAAGTGAGAGACTACACCCCTGCATCAGAAAGGGAGAGAACAAACTCTGTATTTACACCAGTACACCCAGCCCCTTTAAAGTGTCCATGCTCCCCCCATTCCACCCTCTCATCTGGCATGGTGACACCAACACTGGGTCAGCGGTACCCCATCAAGCCGGGCCCTTTGCAACTGCAGACCACTGTGCCACCTCACCTCTATGATGATTCTGGACAAGGCCTCCAACCCCAAGTACAACAGCAGCTAACTGCTACAGCCCCTGCCTACAAGCCCACCGCTGCATCTTACAGTTATCCTGCTGCACTGCACTATAATCCACTACAAGAGACACCTCAGGCTTCAAGCTATGGCCCACGTCACTATGTTCCTGAGACTTTCCCAATGGCACCACCTCAGCATCCATTATCTGCTCCAGAAGTAGGTGGTTCACTTCTAGCTGTTCAGCCGCAGCTGCCATCTAGTCAGACTGTGCCCCCATTCAGCTGTGGCCCACCACCTCGCTCAGTATATGGTGTGCCGCAACCCAAAATCCCAGACTTCTCCAAAGACAGTGAAAGGGAGTTTGCTTATTTGAAACTGGCCCTAGATAACTTGCTTGAGCCTCACCCGCAGCTGAATGAGAAGTACAAATATCATGTGCTACTTGAACATCTCAAGCTGCCTGAGGATCAGATGATCGGTCAGTCATGCCGTCATCACCCTTATCCATATTCAGCAGCCATGCAAGCTCTGCAGCTCCAGTATGGTCAGCCACACCAGCTGGCACAAAGTGAGATAGCAGCCATTCTAACCACACCGGACGTGAAGCCAAGTGACGCCCGTACTTTCCAGAGCTTCGCCCTACGAGTCCACCTCTTGGTGAGTATGCTGCTCTCCTTGGAAGGACCACGCGGTATGGAGCTCAATTGCTGCTCCCATGTTGATCGCTTACTCAGTAAGCTACCCAAGTATCACAGAGACGGGTTTATTGAATATCTGCAGCTGCAGGGAAAGCTCAACAGCACAAGCCTTAACCCCTACAACCCGCAGGACTTGAATGGATGGCTTCAGGTTAAAGCCCAGCAGCAGCGTCTGTCCAACCGATTGGTGCAGCGCTACCAACAGGAGAAATTTCTGAGTGATGGGAAAGAGAAGACCCTGTCTAAGGGCAAAGGGCAAAGTGTAGCTGTATATCATGGTGCAGAGCCCACACAACCCAGCGTCTCCAGTAATCCCACACCATCCAATAATAAGAGACAATTCAAGATACATTGCCTCTTCTGTGACAGCAAGGAGCACTACATTAGCCGCTGTCGCAACATTAAAGAGCAGCCAGTGGCAGACCTGGTGAAGTGGCTAGGGGAAGGAAGGCGCTGTTGGAAGTGTGCATGAGCTCATGCGCCTGAGTCATGTAACCTCAAGAAACCCTGTGGCGAATGCGGTGGCATACACCTCCAGGTCCTACATGATGCAGCCCAACGTTGCTCCATAGATCCACAGTCAAGGGCCTCGGAAAGTCGAGTCTATCTGACACCCAGCAATGCATTGAGCAAAGTACTCCTGAAGGTGGTCCCCGTCCTGCTGCACAACAATTCAAAGTCAATAGAGACTTTCGCTGTCTTGGATGACGGAGCACAAAGGACTATGATTTTACCGGCCGCTGCCCAGCAGCTTGAGTTGAATGGTGAGTGTGAGACTCTTGCCTTACGCACTGTGCGAACTGACATTACACACCTcctggggtcaaaggtcaactttgAAATCTCCCCCAAAGGAAACCCGCAGAAACGCTACAAAGTGCGGGGTGCATTCACTGCTTCAGGTCTAGACCTGGTGGAGCAGACCTACCCAGTGCAAATGCTCCAAAGAAGGCACACTCACTTACGTGGAGTCCCACTGCAGCCATTCATTAATGTGCGTCCACTGGTGTTGCTTGGGTCGGATCATGTACACTTCATTACTGCCACTAAGCCAGTTCTCAGAGGAGCTACTGGTGGACTACTGGTGGTATAGCAATCCATACTGCCCTCGGATGGGCTTTGCAAGGTGCTGATGTGTGGGTGCCAGAACAGACCTCAGTGCAGCAGTGCCTCTTTACCTCAGTTTCTGGCGCAGATGACCTCCTGTATCGAAATGTCGAAAGGTTATGGCAACTCGATGTGCTACCCTCTCGCAATGAGAAAATGGTTGTTCGCTCTCGTGAGGATCAGGAAGCCATGAACCTTCTTGAAACCAAAACCCAGCGAGTCAACATTGAGGGAGTCCAGCGCTATACCACCCCTCTCTTGAGGAAGACAGGTGCACCTAAGCTTAATGGTTCCCCACATTCTGTCATGGCTCACCTGAGGGCCACAGAGAAGCGGCTCAAGAAAGACCCGGAGAAGGCAGCTCTCTACTCATCTGAGATCGGCAAGCTTATTCAGGCAAAGTATGTCAATAAGCTTGGGCCCAAGGAGGTGGATCAGTCTACAGAGGCATGATATCTCCCCCATCACCTTGTTTGCCACAATAACAAATCATGGTTAGTCTTCAACTGCTCATTCAGGTACAAGGGTGCCTCAGTGAATGACCAACTCCTGCCTGGGCCCACGCTTGGACCTTCATTGCTTGGTGTCCTCCTACGATTCAGGCAACACCAGGTTGCTGTGAGTGGAGACATCCGCTCCATGTTTCATCAGGTCCGACTCCTGCCTGAGGACAGACCGCTCCTCCGGTTCATCTGGAGAGACCTACGCTGTGAAGACCCACCAGATGTGTATGAATGGCAGGTGGTGCCATTTGGTACAACCAGCAGCCCATGCTGTGCCATCTTTGCTTTGCAGCAACATGCTCGTAAACACCAAGACAGTTATCCTGGTACGCTGCAATCGGTGCAGAAGAGCTTCTACGTGGACAACTGCCTCGAGAGCTTCCCCACCATACCTGCAGCCACACAAAGGGTAGATCAACTGCGTGTCCTGCTGGCTGAAGGAGGGTTCGATCTCAGACAGTGGGCAAGCAATCAACCAACTGTGGTAGCCCATCTTCCCCCTGATGCAAGATCCTCAACTACAGAACAGTGGCTAAGTCAAAATCGGACCGACCCACTGGAGCCAGCCTTAGGCCTTAGGTGGAACTGTGCTGCTGACACCCTTGGCTACCAGTACTGGCCCATCGTACATGCTGCGCTGACAATGAGGATGGCATATCAGGTACTGGCCAGTCAGTATGACCCTTTGGGGTTCATCGTGCCATTCACAACACGCGCCAAGGTGCTTATCCAGCAGCTTTGGTCCAAACAGAGGGGCTGGGATGACCCTGATATTCCTACAGTCCTCCGACATGACTGGGAGGACTGGGAGGCCTGGGAGAAAGAGCTGCAGCACCTCAGCAGAATATCCATTCCCCGCTGCTACTCACCAGTCTCTGTGGAAGGTGCAGACCCAGAGTACGATCTCCACATCTTTTGTGACGCCTCCGAACGGGCATATGGGGCTGTGGCCTACCTCACTGTACCTGTAGGAGATGTCATCCACACCTCCTTTGTGATGGCTATGTCAAGAGTTGCGCCTAAGAGACAACAGTCTATGCCCCGCTTGGAGTTGACACTCACCATCTGACAGACAACCCTGTGGTCTGACTACACCACGGTATTGGAATGGCTCCAATCAGACTGCTGTCGATATAAAGTTTTTGTTGGAACTCGAGTGTCAGAGATACAGgggctgactgacagacaggctTGGCGGTACGTAGACACCCAGAATAATCCGACTGACAACATAACAAGGGGTAAGCCCCTCCTGGCTCTGGTAGAGTCTAGTCGTTGGAGTCAAGGGCCTCCATTCCTGAAGCAGAGTGCTGAACATTGGCCAAAGAAGCCTGAGCATGAAACAGCATTGGGCTCATCAGAACTGAAAGGCATCACCTTCTGCTGTTTTATCACCGTAGAGCCCGACATCAGCATCCCAGATGCCTCTCAATTCAGTACATGGAAGGAGTTGGTGGAGGCAGCTCAGCAGGTATGTCAGGGTGCTCATGGGGCGGCAGTGGGCCCAGCAAACAGTCAGCTCATTAGTCACTGAGATGCAGAGATCTTCTTGTTGAGAGGGTGTCAAGCCCATAGCTTCCCAGAAGAAGTTGCTGCCCTCAAAGCGCAGAAACCTGTGTCAAACCACAGTCGTCTAGCCAGCCTTGCTCCGGAGTGGGATTCTTCCACTTGCATACTCCGAGTGGGAGGGAGGCTACGAAGACTGCAGAACTCAAGCATAGGAGAGATCCACCCTATTGTGTTAGACCCAAGGCACCCTGCGACAAAACTCCTCATCAAAGACATTGATGAACGTCTGTTGCACCCAGGCACAGAGCGGGTGTATGCAGAGATACGCAGGCAGTATTGGATCTTGCGAGGACGGCAGGCTGTCAGACATCACCAACTCAACTGTCCGTAGGAGTACGGAGAAGCGCTGGGGGGTTATCTTCAAGTGCCTCACGACCCGCGCCATTCACACCGAGCTCCTCAACTCTATGGATGCGGATGCCTTCCTCCTTGCTCTTCGTCGGTTCGTCGCAAGACGGGGCCGACCAAAGGAGATACTATCAGATTGTGGTACAAACTTCCGTGGGGCTGAGCGGGAACTCCGTGAAGCTTTTGCAGCCATGGAACCACAACTGAAAGAACAGCTGACAGAATACCAGATCGACTTCCGATTTAACCCACCAAACGCTCCCCACTTTGGTGGAGTATGGGAGAGGGAAGTTCGTTCCATCAAGGCTGGTCTTCAAGTTGCAGTGGGGAGCCAGGCCGTTTCAGAGGATGTCCTACACACAACCTTAGTGGAAGTAGAGGGGATATTGAACTCAAAACTGCTAGGGTACGTGTCAGCTGACGTCGCTGACCCTGACCCCATCACGCCTAACATCCTTCTCATGGGGCGGCGTGATGCAGTGCTGCCTCAAGTGGCCTATGTCCCGTCGGGCATAGGGCGGCGAAGATGGCGCCACTGTCAGGTTCTTGTGGACCAGTTTTGGATCCAGTACATACGGAGTTACTTACCTACTCTTCAGGCACGGCAGAAATGGCAGAGGTCATCAAGTAACATGACTGTGGACTCAGTCGTCCTGATTATGGATCCATCGCTTCCCAGAGCTCAATGGCCCATCGGGAGAATTATTAAGACGGTCACCAGTCAGGACAGATGCATCAGAACTACAGAAGTCCTGGTGAAAGGTAAAGTCTATACAAGACCAGTTGCTCGCCTAATCCAGCTCTCTGCTCTCAAGGACGATATCAAAGACACTTGAAGAATTCCATTATTACACATTTGCTGCTCAAATGTGGGGGCGGCTGTTGGGAATTCTGTACATTTagagacttttattttgaaattacGATTCCTATTTACACTTCCTTTCTTCGTTTGCCGGCTTTCCTGGTGCAGAAGTCACTGATGATGTAAGTTGCAATATCACAGCTATAAGGTGCAGGTAGCATGATaactctctctgtatttcatgACATGGCATTGTCTAGGTTATGCTAAGTGTGTTCATTATTTGTTTAGTAATTAGCATGTTCGGAAACTAGCCTTGCTAGGCGCTAAGCTAATTTGTTAGCCTTGTTAGTTCGCTGTATGACTGTGAACACAGTTCATGTGGTTTCAGTTTGTGTTATTATAACAAGAGTGATTACTGCCCCAGTTTAGGTTAACATTCACCCTGAGAGGATTTAGATCTCATTTGAtgactttaaatgtttaattagtACTGGTCATCATTAGCCATGTAACAACAAATATGAACAGTGACAACTCAGAGAcattatgtgtatttgtttgttctttatttcagaAACTGTAATGATCTGCACCACTAAGTTGTACTACTTGTACCACTCTTACACTGCAAGTAAAGGAGTTAAACGACAATGATGACTCTGTGCTCTCTGACCGGAGCCCTGTAGTGGTCAATCATAACACAGACCAGTTTCAGGGGGTCGAGTACCCAACAATTAAAGAatactgaatcatgaatcaatcacaaaaaaacactcttgtaactttattattttccttcatAAGCCAAAaagcttctcctttcttcttttccatttcaggtacatctcagctccttcaggaaatATGATGTCACACAGCTGCATGGCTCCTACAAAATCATCCTGTGTCTGAAAAGAATGTCAGACTGTCACAAgctaaatatttcatttaaatatattctgcaggctacagctgtttttattgctcatttatgttggttttgttctttcagtaattaacaggtttaaattgtctatttgtgtcttattcttTGACAGCCAGACGctgctatagatctataatcaaatgacaaaacattggAGCCgttatcaggtgttttcctttCAGCTATCACAATTTGTAGAAATTATTATGTAACAGTGtaaagtgttaattaattgtattaatgaattttaagtttaaactttGAAGTTTAAACTTACTTAATAACTACTACATATTGATAGTTGACCTTGgcatatttgacagttgaggtGCTGTGGGTCAGGAGTAGCTAGTTGTCGTCCCCTCATGTGGGAGGACGTCCTTTTTGATGAATTAAATTTCTCTGTCCTcacgtctctctctcacatcctCGCGAGGAGGAGCTCAGATGCAAGAAAgagacgcaagtgagggaagtGAGGAGACACATTAGCATAATGAAAAGCtccctctgtctgaaacaagtCGTtgtagctcctgtctctttaaggctcccctcccgatgagcctactctgttctgattggatAGTGTCTGGAAGTCTGCCGAAGAgactacgtaaacaaacaatagtttcGCCTTCTATACTCAAAGTGTAAACATCTCAAATACATCTATACATATTCAAGCCCgaatccgatccaaaatatgcaagcgGACAATGTGAACAGCCTGtggaacaacaacaacctcAACACAGAACAGACGGCCATTTGTGACCATGTGTGAACAATGTGATATCAGTTTGATGGGTAAGTAGCGGTCACTTTGCAAACAGGCTGAAACCCTggtttttgactttcagggatcATTCTTATatatgttcacctcatgttttggaactttgatcatgtttaacttagacatccaacatcataacagtataaaaataacagaaaatcacaaaaagcatgaattGTCCCCTTTAACGCATGTGATGCATTTAGAGTTTTCGTTTCGCCAGTGGTCTTACAATAGCTTGAAACGCCCTCTTTATTACTACTACAGCTATCATTAATTGATCTATACGAGCTGTCAAATATTCTGAATCAGAACAGATTTGAAATTTGCTTCATTCTACATTGTTTAACATCCTACACATCACTCCACTGAGCTCATCATGATCAAATATAGGTATCttttacattgttttctgtgtaaaacatgttttttttcccaaactaCATACACAAAAAAGGGCAGGGAGCtgtgaaatgcaaaaaagtgagagaatttAGTATGCTCAATATGTGCACTGATTTTAAGAACACAGAAAAGGCTCAGATCAGCAAACACTCTGGATTGCTCTTCTACTGGGCTCTTCATACCATCCTAAAAGTCTCAAAGACAATCTACCAGTGGGACAATTCTTAAGCCTGAGGTGATCATGTTCCAGCCAAACTGAGTTTATCTCCAAAGACATGATTAAGAGGTTTAAGAAACATGGGTATAGCAACTTCAAGGTTTTTGGGATGTTCCATCCCCTACATATATTGTCTTCTCTGTATCAATAATGTGAACATCCCATTATTGCTTtgtatgatatacagtattttcctgctttttctctatttctagAGACATATAAGCATAAACCTCTCGATGCTGCCTGAGGAAGAACACCAAGCTTGAAACGCGTTGCATTCCAGAATATCTGCTGATTCATGCCTTTTCTGTTCTTTATGCCATTTAGTGCCTGTATTCATGTACATACCGAGCATATCCagttctctcactttttttctcctgtaCTGTTTTCTGAGTATTTTCCCTGTTTGGGAAGCTTTTTCCACTCTTTTCTGTGGTTTGTCagactatatacagtatgttgtttgcagcgatgatttgtttttctttggaaCATGAATGTCAAATGCAGAAAGttatatgttgtattattgtgtgtcatgtgatcctATGTGGGATGGACCATTTTTTACGTTATTACAtggaaaaaaagtcagaattaaTTAAACTTCCAGTTGAACTTACCAAAGGTTATTATACAGTAACCTGACAGTAATCATTACTGTAATTTTCTACATCTATATAAAACACAGACGATGGGATTAAGacaattacattttaatcaaCACAGTGTAACAGTTTAACTTTTACATCACATATCTTGTAGCAGTTTAAGTTTTACGCAAATAACAGCTAattttaaaagaacattttatttccttgAGTTTCACTTCTGCTGACATCCATAGTCTTCGAAAATACCAATCATCTCCTCAATACCCAAACAGGTCCGTCTGTATGCCACAGTTTGACACTCTGCGCTCGTAGGCCAGTACTCGATCCAGGTTCTCTCACCAAGTACATACTGATAACTGAGGAGAGCAAAGTAAAAATCATTGTATGTTCATGTGGTCAGCTACCTGTAGTGCTCTAGATTTAACTTTTTGGATTGAAatataaacagatgaaaaagcACGACTCCCTCCCTTCCATAAAAGGTAATATAGCAACAAACTAAGCTGCACATGACAGGCAAACCtgattttgtgtatgttttggtAATAGAAAGCGGTGAAACAGTTTATTGGAGATGATGTTATGAGGggggtgcacacacacaaagaacacaCTTACGATTTCTCCTGGTCATCATAGAAAATATCTTTGGATGTGCCCATGATAAGGAAGGTTTTGTTAGGCTCCAGATCTAAAGCCTCTCTGCAATGTGGATAACTCAGGAACGCGCGCAGCTTACCCTCAGGACCCACATCAGAACTTCCTGTAATTACAATGCAGGAGAAGAGCAAGAAAATGCTTATGGATTAAATGCATAACTAAAGGTGCAGTATGAAACATAACTATTGTATTCTCACATCTTCCAAGTGGAATTATGCTTAAAgcaacagtttgacatttttgagaaATGTGCACATTCGCTTCCTGGTGACTCAGATAAGAAGAATGATAACacaattatatacagtatgtacggtgaatatgaagctacag is part of the Thunnus albacares chromosome 3, fThuAlb1.1, whole genome shotgun sequence genome and harbors:
- the LOC122978931 gene encoding uncharacterized protein LOC122978931; translation: MNVCCTQAQSGCMQRYAGSIGSCEDGRLSDITNSTVRRSTEKRWGVIFKCLTTRAIHTELLNSMDADAFLLALRRFVARRGRPKEILSDCGTNFRGAERELREAFAAMEPQLKEQLTEYQIDFRFNPPNAPHFGGVWEREVRSIKAGLQVAVGSQAVSEDVLHTTLVEVEGILNSKLLGYVSADVADPDPITPNILLMGRRDAVLPQVAYVPSGIGRRRWRHCQVLVDQFWIQYIRSYLPTLQARQKWQRSSSNMTVDSVVLIMDPSLPRAQWPIGRIIKTVTSQDRCIRTTEVLVKGKVYTRPVARLIQLSALKDDIKDT